The Manihot esculenta cultivar AM560-2 chromosome 1, M.esculenta_v8, whole genome shotgun sequence genome has a window encoding:
- the LOC110599982 gene encoding zinc finger protein 4 encodes MKPTIDLEVEAASENDSEVNSQVASNLSVHETSSGPSNDSLTNFSNLTNAIAAPAGSEPVSLDLTLCFNNDRIEGRESTGRSLSSTSESSNGPVRTTAAAIPRVFSCNYCQRKFFSSQALGGHQNAHKRERTLAKRAMRMGIFSERYVSLASLPLHGSSFRSLGIKAHSSVHQNFSPPVRPQDNRNTARFDQGYLGLPIFVDDDEAELLWPGSFRQVAEADDTHHSFVLAENSNMNILEEIPSASLDNSMPDLTLKL; translated from the coding sequence ATGAAACCTACCATTGATCTTGAAGTGGAGGCTGCCTCTGAAAATGATTCTGAGGTCAACAGCCAAGTAGCTTCCAACTTATCCGTCCATGAAACTTCTTCAGGTCCCTCCAATGACAGCCTCACTAACTTTTCCAATCTCACTAATGCTATAGCTGCACCTGCTGGTTCGGAACCAGTTTCCCTAGACTTAACCCTTTGCTTCAATAATGATAGAATAGAAGGAAGGGAGTCAACAGGACGCTCACTGTCAAGCACCAGCGAAAGTAGCAATGGACCTGTTCGAACTACTGCAGCGGCCATACCCCGAGTGTTTTCATGCAATTATTGTCAGCGGAAATTCTTCAGCTCACAGGCACTTGGTGGTCACCAGAATGCACATAAGAGGGAGAGAACACTAGCAAAGAGAGCAATGAGGATGGGCATTTTCTCTGAAAGGTATGTCAGCCTGGCATCTCTGCCGTTACATGGATCTTCATTTAGGTCCCTGGGAATCAAGGCACACTCTTCAGTGCATCAGAACTTTTCACCACCTGTAAGGCCACAAGATAACAGAAATACTGCAAGATTTGATCAGGGTTACCTTGGTTTGCCGATATTTGTGGATGATGATGAGGCAGAGCTGTTGTGGCCAGGTAGTTTCCGCCAGGTAGCTGAGGCAGACGATACACATCATAGTTTTGTACTCGCAGAAAATTCAAATATGAATATTTTAGAGGAAATTCCATCAGCAAGCTTAGACAATTCCATGCCAGACCTCACATTGAAACTTTGA